From one Xiphophorus hellerii strain 12219 chromosome 18, Xiphophorus_hellerii-4.1, whole genome shotgun sequence genomic stretch:
- the c5ar1 gene encoding C5a anaphylatoxin chemotactic receptor 1: MDLECSDTFCDTSNSSEDLFRDIFGENFTDFNLIPPIQPIQIVSLVLYALVVLLGVPGNALVLWVTGFCMNRSVTSIWFLNLALTDLLCCLSLPLLMVPLAHDDHWHFGPLACTLVKGLFYLVMYASVLQLVLISVDRLLLVKKAVWCQNNRRPKHAAWACVAVWCLALLGSIPQFVYARLIEKGELKRECLLAYSKESVWPIASFRFVMGFILPFSVIVFCHLVVYSTTCRGMSRGRARSKRTVRVIVVVVLSFFLCWLPVHIMDFIDLATPLSSSHSPRIYLAQVLTVCLAYFNSCLNPLIYVCVGRSFKDSMNRSLRHILHFATEDPASRGSISNTTKSTSNERAITTV; the protein is encoded by the coding sequence ATGGATTTAGAATGTTCCGACACTTTTTGTGACACTTCTAACTCCTCTGAAGATCTCTTCCGTGACATCTTTGGGGAGAATTTCACAGACTTCAACTTAATTCCTCCGATTCAACCCATACAGATAGTGTCTCTGGTTCTCTACGCCCTGGTGGTCCTGCTTGGAGTACCTGGTAATGCGCTGGTTTTGTGGGTGACTGGTTTCTGCATGAACCGCTCGGTCACCTCGATATGGTTCCTGAATCTGGCGCTGACTGATCTTCTGTGCTGCCTGTCCCTCCCTCTGCTCATGGTGCCCCTGGCACATGATGACCACTGGCACTTCGGCCCACTAGCCTGCACTCTAGTGAAAGGCCTTTTCTATTTGGTGATGTACGCTAGTGTTCTGCAGCTGGTTCTGATCAGTGTGGATCGGCTGTTGCTCGTTAAAAAAGCCGTATGGTGCCAGAACAACAGGCGACCCAAGCACGCTGCATGGGCATGTGTGGCTGTGTGGTGCTTGGCTCTGCTAGGCAGCATCCCTCAGTTTGTCTACGCCCGGCTGATTGAAAAAGGGGAACTTAAGAGGGAATGTCTCCTAGCATACTCCAAAGAAAGTGTTTGGCCCATCGCATCCTTCCGGTTTGTGATGGGATTCATCCTCCCCTTCTCTGTCATTGTCTTCTGTCACCTGGTTGTCTACAGCACCACCTGTAGGGGAATGTCACGTGGTCGAGCCAGATCCAAACGAACCGTGAGAGTCATTGTCGTTGTGGTGCTGAGCTTCTTCTTGTGCTGGCTCCCCGTGCACATCATGGACTTTATCGATCTGGCCACCCCTCTGAGTTCTTCCCATAGTCCAAGAATCTACCTGGCCCAGGTGCTGACCGTCTGTCTGGCATACTTCAACAGCTGCCTCAACCCTCTGATCTACGTGTGCGTAGGGCGAAGTTTCAAAGACAGTATGAACCGCTCCTTGCGTCACATCCTCCACTTCGCTACCGAGGACCCAGCATCAAGGGGGAGTATAAGCAACACCACCAAGAGCACCAGCAACGAAAGGGCGATAACCACAGTCTGA
- the lbhl gene encoding uncharacterized protein lbhl isoform X1 has translation MHLTAKEGGVQKMSDQDPNCEGMQKKDQRLPFQIFPDPIEIVLGPEASLNSPNRDKERLPSIVVEPTEVSEVESGELRWPPENIETEDDEEDLFLEQCIPPANIADWGEDEEEEETSIILQQQPGLTLLDLQSDAFRDNTPTLPPNSAPTFH, from the exons GGGTGTGCAGAAGATGAGTGATCAAGATCCAAACTGTGAAGGTATGCAAAAGAAGGACCAAAGACTGCCATTCCAG ATTTTCCCAGACCCGATAGAAATTGTCTTGGGCCCAGAGGCGTCACTGAACAGTCCAAATCGGGACAAGGAGCGTCTGCCTTCCATCGTCGTGGAGCCCACAGAAGTGAGCGAAGTGGAAAGCGGTGAGCTGCGCTGGCCTCCCGAGAATATAGAAACAGAAGACGATGAGGAGGACCTGTTCCTGGAGCAGTGCATCCCCCCAGCCAACATTGCTGACTGGGgagaagatgaggaagaggaggagacaTCAATAAtactgcagcagcagccgggCCTGACACTCCTTG accTTCAGTCTGACGCATTTAGAGACAACACCCCGACTCTTCCTCCCAACAGTGCCCCCACCTTCCACTAA
- the lbhl gene encoding protein LBH isoform X2, which translates to MSDQDPNCEGMQKKDQRLPFQIFPDPIEIVLGPEASLNSPNRDKERLPSIVVEPTEVSEVESGELRWPPENIETEDDEEDLFLEQCIPPANIADWGEDEEEEETSIILQQQPGLTLLDLQSDAFRDNTPTLPPNSAPTFH; encoded by the exons ATGAGTGATCAAGATCCAAACTGTGAAGGTATGCAAAAGAAGGACCAAAGACTGCCATTCCAG ATTTTCCCAGACCCGATAGAAATTGTCTTGGGCCCAGAGGCGTCACTGAACAGTCCAAATCGGGACAAGGAGCGTCTGCCTTCCATCGTCGTGGAGCCCACAGAAGTGAGCGAAGTGGAAAGCGGTGAGCTGCGCTGGCCTCCCGAGAATATAGAAACAGAAGACGATGAGGAGGACCTGTTCCTGGAGCAGTGCATCCCCCCAGCCAACATTGCTGACTGGGgagaagatgaggaagaggaggagacaTCAATAAtactgcagcagcagccgggCCTGACACTCCTTG accTTCAGTCTGACGCATTTAGAGACAACACCCCGACTCTTCCTCCCAACAGTGCCCCCACCTTCCACTAA